ATCTTCAACTTTGTGTAACTGGACAATCCTTTTTAACAAATTGAAAAGATCAACTTCTTTCATAACTTTATTGACAGCGTTATCTATCACCTCTTGTGAAACTCCGAGTTGCTTCAATTTCGCTTTTATTTTGTATGGTCCAAACCCATGTACTGTCAACATGTCGTAGGCAAAAAGATATGCGAATTTCCCGTCATCGATCAAACCAGCCCTCTCGAGACTCTCTATAGTACTTTGTATTATTTGGTCTGAGAAACCTCGCTGAAATAATCTTTCCTTCAACTCATTTTTTGATCTTGCCCTAAATCTGAGCAATTTTTTCGCGTAACCCAAAGCATCTTGCAAATCATTCTTTGTTTCCTTCATTAGGTACCTCCGTCGGTAAATTGTATTTTTGTCTTATCTTCATCTCAATTTCTCTCGCTATTGAAGGATTCTCGACAAAATAGTTCACAACATTTCCTTTCCCTTGTCCGAGTGAATACTCTTTTCCATCATCTGCCACATAGAAAAACCAACTGCCTTTTCTTTGTATGAGTCCCTCGGCAAGGCCTATGTTAAAGAGTTCATTTTCTCTTACAACACCTTTACCATAGATGATGTCAAAATCGGCCTTTTTAAAAGGTGGCGC
The DNA window shown above is from Thermotoga profunda AZM34c06 and carries:
- a CDS encoding regulatory protein RecX produces the protein MKETKNDLQDALGYAKKLLRFRARSKNELKERLFQRGFSDQIIQSTIESLERAGLIDDGKFAYLFAYDMLTVHGFGPYKIKAKLKQLGVSQEVIDNAVNKVMKEVDLFNLLKRIVQLHKVEDGKIREFLYRRGFSSEYLQVLDIEGGANE